The Betaproteobacteria bacterium genome contains a region encoding:
- a CDS encoding glycosyltransferase family 2 protein: MLDPASLVSVIICNYNYAQFVAAAIESALALDWPRVEVIVVDDGSTDGSRSVTEGYTPRVSLLTQSNSGQATAAKAG, from the coding sequence CGGCGAGCCTGGTGTCGGTCATCATCTGCAACTACAACTACGCGCAGTTCGTGGCAGCGGCCATCGAGAGCGCGCTGGCGCTGGATTGGCCGCGGGTCGAAGTGATCGTCGTCGATGACGGATCGACGGATGGTTCGAGGTCGGTGACAGAGGGATATACGCCTCGGGTCAGCCTGTTGACCCAGTCCAACAGCGGGCAGGCGACCGCGGCCAAGGCGGGT